A window from Neobacillus sp. PS3-40 encodes these proteins:
- a CDS encoding ABC transporter ATP-binding protein: protein MSKEPILQIKNLKVSFQSGKKYVAAVDGISFELRDGEILGIVGESGSGKSVTSLTTMGLIPTPPGKVESGEIIFNGKDLTHLSEKEWRKIRGNQISMIFQEPMTSLNPLFTVGNQLIEAIRLHTDLSKKEANIRSIELLKLVGIPRAEGILKEYPHQLSGGMRQRVMISMAMACNPKMLIADEPTTALDVTIQAQILALMKDLNEKTNTSIILITHDLGVVAEICERVIVMYSGQIVEQGDVRTILKDPKHPYTQGLLKSIPDLKGKKDRLYSIPGSVPSPGTIQKGCRFAARCSDVFDRCHVELPSLYKTEKEGHEVRCFLHTVNERSDEHVGVTS, encoded by the coding sequence GTGAGCAAAGAACCTATTCTTCAAATAAAGAACCTAAAAGTATCATTTCAATCAGGAAAGAAGTATGTTGCTGCAGTTGATGGGATTAGTTTTGAGCTTAGAGATGGAGAAATTCTTGGGATTGTTGGTGAATCTGGGAGCGGAAAAAGTGTAACCTCTTTAACAACCATGGGGCTGATTCCTACCCCACCAGGAAAAGTAGAGTCAGGAGAAATTATTTTTAACGGAAAGGATTTGACGCATTTATCTGAAAAAGAGTGGAGAAAAATTCGCGGAAATCAAATTTCAATGATTTTCCAAGAACCAATGACGTCATTGAACCCGCTGTTTACAGTAGGAAATCAATTAATCGAAGCAATTCGTCTTCATACAGATCTTTCAAAGAAAGAAGCGAATATCCGTAGTATTGAATTATTAAAATTAGTTGGTATACCTAGGGCCGAAGGAATACTTAAAGAGTATCCACATCAGTTATCAGGAGGGATGAGGCAAAGGGTCATGATTTCAATGGCAATGGCATGCAATCCAAAAATGCTGATTGCGGATGAGCCAACCACTGCACTCGACGTAACTATTCAGGCACAGATACTTGCTTTAATGAAGGATTTAAATGAAAAGACAAATACATCCATCATCCTTATCACCCATGACTTAGGGGTAGTAGCTGAAATCTGTGAAAGAGTAATTGTCATGTACTCAGGACAAATTGTGGAGCAAGGGGATGTCAGAACGATTCTAAAAGACCCAAAACATCCATATACACAGGGACTATTGAAATCTATTCCTGATTTAAAAGGGAAAAAGGATAGGCTGTACAGCATTCCTGGAAGTGTACCATCACCAGGAACGATTCAAAAGGGTTGCAGATTTGCTGCGAGATGTTCAGATGTATTTGACCGATGCCATGTTGAACTACCGAGTTTATATAAAACAGAAAAAGAAGGACATGAAGTGAGATGTTTCTTACATACAGTAAATGAAAGGAGTGACGAACATGTCGGAGTTACTTCTTGA
- a CDS encoding dipeptide ABC transporter ATP-binding protein, protein MSELLLEVSGLKKYFPITGGLFGAKKGEVKAVDDVSFYVKKGETLGIVGESGCGKSTTGRLLMRLIEASDGKIVFEDKEITSMSKSELRKTRRDIQMVFQDPYASLNPRHSVEQILEEPLIVHGIGSKEERRKRVREMLEVVGLSSYHAKRYPHQFSGGQRQRIGIAKALMTKPKLIIADEPVSALDVSIQAQVLNLMKDIQKEFQLTYIFIAHDLGVVRHISNRVGVMYLGRLIELAESEELYENPLHPYTKALLSAVPIPDPDIKKHTVLIEGELPSPANPPSGCAFHTRCTEVMEICKTARPEEKNIDGHFVACHLFNK, encoded by the coding sequence ATGTCGGAGTTACTTCTTGAGGTATCTGGGCTAAAAAAATATTTTCCGATTACTGGAGGTCTTTTTGGGGCTAAAAAAGGAGAAGTCAAAGCAGTCGACGATGTTTCCTTTTATGTTAAAAAGGGAGAAACATTAGGAATCGTAGGGGAAAGTGGCTGTGGAAAATCTACGACTGGTAGATTGCTTATGCGCTTGATAGAAGCAAGTGATGGAAAGATTGTATTTGAAGATAAAGAGATTACGAGCATGTCAAAATCAGAACTAAGAAAAACCCGCCGAGATATCCAAATGGTATTTCAGGATCCTTATGCCTCATTAAATCCACGCCATTCGGTTGAACAGATTCTTGAAGAACCACTTATTGTTCATGGTATTGGATCCAAGGAGGAACGAAGGAAACGTGTGAGGGAGATGCTCGAGGTGGTAGGCCTTAGTAGCTATCATGCAAAGAGATACCCTCATCAATTCAGCGGAGGCCAGCGTCAGCGGATTGGAATTGCTAAAGCGTTAATGACAAAACCGAAGCTTATAATCGCGGACGAACCCGTATCAGCCCTTGATGTATCTATACAGGCACAGGTTCTCAACCTAATGAAAGACATACAGAAGGAATTCCAGCTAACATACATATTTATCGCCCATGATTTAGGGGTTGTTCGCCACATTAGCAATCGTGTTGGTGTCATGTATTTAGGTAGATTAATAGAATTAGCTGAAAGTGAAGAACTTTATGAGAATCCTTTGCATCCATATACAAAGGCACTTCTTTCAGCAGTTCCAATTCCAGATCCAGATATCAAGAAACATACGGTATTAATAGAAGGGGAGCTTCCGAGTCCCGCAAATCCCCCTTCAGGATGTGCATTTCATACAAGATGCACTGAGGTTATGGAAATTTGCAAAACGGCTAGACCAGAAGAAAAAAATATTGATGGTCATTTTGTAGCATGCCACTTGTTTAACAAGTAA
- a CDS encoding ABC transporter substrate-binding protein encodes MTKTLKLLLISILAISMFLVGCGKTNESAGGKKATNTGGASKKDTLVFARGGDSTSLDPITTTEGETFKVTINIFENLLTYGEQDTTIHPGLAESYTVTPDGLTYTFKLRQGVKFHDGTDFNADAVVFNFDRWMNGDADKFPYYTMFGGYKKDEGHVIKEVKAVDENTVQFVLKRPQAPFLKNLAMSPFGIASPTAVKKYGDKFRENPVGTGPFKFVEWKQNDRITLVKNPDYWQKDLPKLNKIIFRVIPENTARLNALANGEIDLMDGLNNSDEASVTSNDKLQVIKRPSMNVGYLAFTNTRKPFDNKLVRQALNMAIDKKSIIDSFYGGKALAAKNPMPPSIEGYNDAVEAYPYDLEKAKALLKEAGFEKGFSMDLWAMPVARPYMPEAQKVAEVIQESFSKIGVKAKIQSVDWATYLDKAAKGEFDAFMLGWTGDNGDADNFLYTLLDKDSIGSNNYAYYSNDKLHDILIKAQTESDQSKRNELYKEAQVIIHDDAPWVPLVHSTPLIAAAKDVTGYLPHPTGSEVLSKVEFK; translated from the coding sequence ATGACAAAAACGCTTAAATTGCTGTTGATTTCAATCCTAGCGATAAGCATGTTCCTTGTTGGTTGCGGGAAAACAAATGAATCTGCTGGTGGCAAAAAGGCTACTAATACAGGTGGCGCTTCGAAAAAAGATACACTTGTGTTTGCGCGTGGTGGGGACTCCACTTCACTTGATCCAATCACCACAACAGAAGGTGAAACATTTAAAGTAACAATCAATATTTTTGAAAACCTACTTACCTATGGAGAACAGGACACAACTATCCATCCGGGACTTGCCGAGAGCTATACGGTAACTCCTGATGGATTGACTTACACTTTTAAGCTAAGACAAGGTGTTAAATTCCACGATGGCACAGACTTTAATGCAGATGCTGTTGTGTTTAACTTTGACCGTTGGATGAACGGGGATGCTGATAAATTCCCTTACTATACAATGTTTGGTGGTTATAAGAAAGACGAAGGTCACGTTATTAAAGAAGTTAAAGCAGTTGATGAGAATACAGTTCAATTTGTGTTAAAGAGACCACAGGCGCCATTCTTAAAAAACCTAGCAATGTCACCATTCGGAATTGCTAGCCCAACAGCTGTTAAAAAATATGGTGATAAATTCAGAGAAAATCCAGTTGGAACTGGTCCATTTAAATTCGTTGAATGGAAACAAAATGATCGTATTACCCTTGTAAAGAACCCTGATTACTGGCAAAAAGACTTACCAAAGTTAAACAAAATCATTTTCCGTGTAATCCCTGAAAATACAGCACGATTAAATGCACTTGCCAATGGAGAAATCGATTTAATGGATGGTTTAAATAACTCTGATGAAGCTTCAGTAACATCAAATGATAAGCTTCAGGTAATTAAGCGTCCATCCATGAACGTAGGTTACTTAGCCTTTACTAATACTCGTAAACCTTTTGATAATAAGCTTGTACGTCAAGCTTTGAATATGGCGATTGACAAGAAGTCAATTATTGATTCATTCTACGGCGGTAAGGCACTTGCTGCTAAAAACCCAATGCCACCTTCTATTGAGGGCTATAACGATGCGGTTGAAGCATATCCATATGATTTAGAAAAAGCGAAAGCATTATTAAAAGAAGCTGGTTTTGAAAAAGGATTTTCAATGGATCTTTGGGCAATGCCTGTAGCCCGTCCTTATATGCCTGAAGCACAAAAAGTTGCAGAAGTTATTCAAGAAAGCTTTAGCAAAATTGGCGTGAAAGCGAAGATTCAATCTGTTGACTGGGCTACTTATTTAGATAAAGCAGCGAAGGGTGAATTTGATGCCTTTATGCTTGGTTGGACAGGTGACAATGGAGACGCTGATAACTTCTTATACACCTTGCTAGACAAAGACAGCATTGGAAGTAACAACTATGCTTACTATAGCAATGACAAGTTACATGACATCTTAATTAAAGCTCAGACAGAAAGTGATCAATCGAAACGTAATGAACTTTACAAAGAAGCTCAAGTGATTATCCATGATGATGCTCCATGGGTTCCGCTTGTTCACTCTACACCGTTGATCGCAGCAGCTAAAGATGTAACAGGTTATTTACCACACCCAACAGGTTCAGAAGTACTATCAAAAGTGGAATTTAAATAA
- a CDS encoding ABC transporter permease: MFTYSVRRVLALIPVLFGMTLVVFSIIHAIPGNPAQIILGQRATKESIASLTEQLGLNNPWYIQYFDYIKALLHGDLGTSLRTRGPINHEIWPYLAATMELALVAMLIAVIIGVNAGIISAWFSKSWFDYVAMVLALVGVSMPIFWLGLMEQWGFSIHLGWFPTTGREDVRDPISAITNLYLVDTLLQGRFDQFGVVVKHLVLPSFALATIPMAIIARMTRATMLEVMKSDFIRTARAKGLRMFWVVYKHSLKNAVIPVLTIIGLQTGLLLGGAILTETIFGWPGVGRYLYDAIGYRDYPVIQSGILIIAAIFVLINFVVDLLYVVVDPRIKYTK; this comes from the coding sequence TTGTTTACTTATTCTGTCCGCCGCGTGCTTGCATTAATACCAGTTTTGTTCGGAATGACACTCGTTGTCTTTTCTATCATTCATGCAATTCCCGGTAACCCTGCACAGATTATTCTTGGACAAAGGGCTACAAAAGAGTCAATTGCATCGTTAACAGAACAATTGGGATTAAATAATCCGTGGTACATACAATATTTTGACTATATTAAAGCACTCCTTCATGGAGATTTAGGGACCTCACTCAGAACAAGGGGGCCAATTAATCATGAAATTTGGCCATACTTAGCAGCAACGATGGAATTAGCGCTTGTTGCAATGTTGATTGCAGTCATCATTGGTGTGAATGCTGGGATTATTAGCGCGTGGTTTTCAAAGTCTTGGTTTGATTATGTGGCCATGGTTCTAGCTCTTGTAGGTGTATCAATGCCGATTTTTTGGCTTGGCTTAATGGAACAATGGGGATTTTCCATTCACTTAGGTTGGTTTCCGACAACTGGTAGAGAAGATGTTAGGGATCCAATTTCAGCCATTACCAATCTTTATTTAGTTGATACGTTATTGCAAGGTAGATTTGATCAATTTGGTGTAGTTGTGAAGCATCTTGTTTTACCAAGCTTTGCTCTTGCAACCATACCAATGGCAATTATCGCAAGAATGACGCGAGCAACTATGCTTGAGGTTATGAAATCCGACTTCATCCGTACAGCCCGAGCAAAAGGACTAAGAATGTTTTGGGTAGTATACAAGCATTCATTGAAAAATGCAGTCATTCCAGTTCTTACTATAATTGGTTTGCAAACGGGTCTTTTATTGGGTGGAGCAATTTTAACTGAAACTATCTTTGGATGGCCAGGAGTCGGGAGATATTTATATGATGCAATTGGATATCGTGATTATCCCGTTATCCAGTCAGGGATTTTAATAATTGCAGCAATCTTTGTATTAATTAACTTTGTGGTGGATCTACTATATGTTGTTGTCGACCCAAGAATTAAATACACAAAATAG
- the nikC gene encoding nickel transporter permease yields MAELAKNSIDIVTIPVEEKLTPPWKEAWQSFCKNRLAVIGLGIVLFFVFLAFIAPWVAPYSYKDQNLIERLQSPSSKHWFGTDDFGRDIFSRILYGARISLWVGFFAVLGSVVIGTLLGIVAGYYGRWVDAIISRFFDIMLAFPSILLAIAVVAILGPSLQNALIAIAIINIPNFGRLVRSKVLSVKQEEYIMAARAVGMKDARILFNHILPNSISPVIVQATLAIATAIIEAAALGFLGLGAQAPTPEWGKMLADSKQYLVQAPWTLFFPGIAIMLTVLGFNLMGDGLQDVLDPKLKQ; encoded by the coding sequence GTGGCTGAACTTGCAAAAAACTCAATTGATATCGTGACGATACCCGTTGAAGAAAAGCTGACACCTCCTTGGAAGGAAGCATGGCAATCATTTTGCAAAAATCGGTTAGCGGTAATTGGTTTAGGAATTGTACTATTTTTTGTTTTTTTAGCATTTATTGCACCATGGGTTGCCCCGTACAGCTATAAAGATCAGAATTTGATTGAAAGACTACAATCACCATCAAGTAAACATTGGTTCGGCACAGACGACTTTGGACGTGATATTTTTTCGCGTATCTTATACGGAGCGAGAATATCTTTATGGGTTGGTTTTTTCGCGGTACTAGGATCTGTTGTCATTGGAACACTACTAGGAATTGTGGCAGGATACTATGGTAGATGGGTGGATGCTATCATATCCCGTTTTTTTGATATAATGCTCGCATTTCCAAGTATACTTTTGGCAATCGCTGTCGTTGCCATTCTAGGACCTTCATTGCAAAACGCATTAATTGCAATTGCTATTATCAATATTCCAAATTTCGGCAGACTTGTTCGATCAAAAGTACTTAGTGTTAAGCAGGAAGAGTATATAATGGCAGCCAGAGCGGTAGGCATGAAAGATGCACGAATACTATTCAATCATATTTTACCTAATAGCATCTCCCCGGTCATCGTACAAGCCACATTGGCGATTGCAACTGCAATTATTGAGGCAGCAGCATTAGGATTCCTTGGTTTAGGTGCCCAAGCTCCGACACCAGAGTGGGGGAAAATGCTCGCAGATTCAAAGCAATATCTCGTGCAAGCCCCATGGACATTATTCTTCCCGGGCATCGCCATAATGCTAACAGTGCTAGGGTTCAATTTAATGGGAGATGGTCTTCAAGACGTCCTCGATCCAAAATTGAAACAATAA
- a CDS encoding sensor domain-containing diguanylate cyclase, translated as MEKGFLYFLAIMNGLLRNIGSEQNIIPKEMFELLENKIENKDEIAIVDSFLSQLQNLNVQMEQMKWMNTHYRILHEFAQICSKTLNEDILLEKTYEMVSQVMSADSFFIVLYTEGDSHLDMVFMVENGKIFPKRIVEFGDNYTSKVIKTREIIHEKQSSEPKEFDEIIGEYETSACLFVPVIIDDHVKGVISAQSLEDFAYRKEHEELLQIIGAQVINSIETARLYEKIYSMSQTDELTALKNHRAFHEDLTKLINQGNQEITLVMIDSDHLKKVNDNYGHDFGDKYLRILADGIKSISNEHIEGYRYAGDEFMIIIKPTTNNGIDQLYEKLLEYYSSNTIVTSNEQIRVSISSGVAVYPTNGLTVDSLKKSVDDALYLAKKQGGNQLVIAD; from the coding sequence ATGGAAAAGGGATTTCTTTATTTTTTGGCGATTATGAATGGTTTGTTGAGGAATATAGGGTCAGAACAAAATATTATACCTAAAGAAATGTTTGAGTTACTTGAAAATAAAATTGAGAACAAAGATGAGATTGCCATTGTCGATTCATTTTTAAGTCAATTACAGAATTTAAATGTTCAAATGGAACAAATGAAATGGATGAATACCCATTATCGAATATTACATGAGTTTGCTCAAATCTGTAGCAAGACTTTGAATGAGGACATTCTGCTTGAAAAAACCTATGAAATGGTTTCACAAGTTATGTCGGCAGACTCTTTTTTTATAGTTTTATACACTGAAGGTGACTCACATCTGGATATGGTGTTTATGGTGGAAAATGGAAAAATTTTCCCGAAAAGAATTGTTGAATTCGGTGATAACTATACTTCTAAAGTAATTAAAACAAGAGAAATTATTCATGAGAAACAATCGAGTGAGCCAAAGGAATTTGATGAAATAATTGGTGAATATGAGACAAGTGCATGTCTTTTTGTTCCGGTAATTATCGATGACCATGTGAAAGGTGTAATATCAGCACAAAGTCTAGAAGATTTTGCCTACCGTAAGGAACATGAAGAATTACTTCAAATCATAGGAGCACAAGTCATAAATTCAATCGAAACAGCAAGACTTTACGAGAAGATTTATTCTATGTCTCAAACGGATGAACTGACTGCTTTAAAAAATCACAGAGCTTTTCATGAAGACTTAACGAAACTTATTAATCAAGGAAACCAAGAAATTACTTTGGTCATGATCGATTCCGATCATTTAAAAAAAGTAAATGATAACTATGGTCATGATTTTGGTGATAAATATTTGCGGATTTTAGCTGATGGGATAAAAAGTATTAGTAATGAACATATTGAGGGCTACAGGTATGCAGGTGATGAATTTATGATTATCATTAAGCCCACTACGAATAATGGAATAGATCAACTCTACGAAAAATTATTAGAGTATTATTCAAGTAACACTATTGTTACCTCAAATGAACAAATACGTGTTTCTATTAGTTCTGGTGTGGCAGTATATCCAACTAATGGATTAACAGTCGACTCATTAAAGAAATCAGTAGACGATGCATTGTACTTGGCAAAAAAACAAGGTGGAAATCAACTAGTTATTGCAGATTAA
- a CDS encoding sensor histidine kinase: MNTSLEMLIHLFERAALLLICLFFMTRIPRFKESLQKDSHSPMELIVITLVFCVFAIFGTYSGIEVEGSLVNVRIIAIISGGILFGPWVGIITGIVSGAHRYLIDIGGITSVPCLITSITAGIVSGFINRKVKKPQRWIFGIAAGMVCEVLTMLLILAMAEPYKLGLDIVSKIGLPMIISEVSIGLIVLLVMSVEDEREMIAARQAKLALEIANKTLPYFRSINAESLKKICTIIKDEIKADAVAITDTRNILAYVGFGEEKYTIGHEIINDLTKETIRSGKITIRNQVADQNTPQIQYLLIMPLEERGEVTGTLKIYYRKAYKMTYPLQTMAIGLSQIISTLMEVSRVEQIKEEANKAELKALQTKINPHFLFNALNAIASTTRKNPEKARELIINLSGYMRFNLEISDDLIDIHKALEQVRNYVEIEKVRFGNRLNVVYDIDEVSVGIPSLLIQPLVENAIVHGILKTKGPGTVTIAVKNLAKKVRISVKDTGAGIEEEVVNNLYRGDVPVKQIGLFNVHQRVKLIYGEGLIIRQLSPGTEVYFDIAKELI; this comes from the coding sequence ATGAATACTTCATTAGAAATGTTGATACATTTATTCGAACGGGCAGCCTTGCTCTTAATCTGCCTGTTTTTTATGACAAGGATCCCAAGGTTTAAGGAATCACTTCAAAAAGACAGTCATTCTCCAATGGAACTGATTGTAATCACCCTTGTTTTTTGTGTGTTTGCTATCTTTGGCACGTATTCTGGTATTGAAGTAGAAGGTTCACTAGTCAATGTGCGTATTATTGCAATCATATCAGGGGGGATATTGTTTGGCCCCTGGGTAGGTATTATTACAGGCATTGTTTCAGGAGCACATCGCTACCTGATTGATATTGGAGGAATTACTTCTGTACCATGCCTTATAACAAGCATAACTGCTGGGATTGTCTCTGGATTTATTAACCGTAAGGTGAAAAAACCTCAACGGTGGATTTTTGGTATAGCTGCAGGAATGGTGTGTGAAGTCCTGACAATGCTGTTGATTCTTGCCATGGCCGAGCCTTATAAACTTGGTTTGGACATCGTCTCTAAGATTGGCCTTCCTATGATTATAAGTGAGGTCAGCATAGGACTCATTGTTTTGCTCGTAATGAGCGTGGAAGATGAGAGGGAAATGATCGCAGCAAGACAAGCTAAATTGGCATTAGAAATCGCTAATAAAACTTTACCCTATTTTCGGTCTATTAATGCAGAGTCTTTGAAAAAGATTTGTACAATTATCAAAGATGAAATTAAGGCTGATGCAGTAGCAATTACTGATACCCGCAATATCTTGGCCTATGTTGGATTTGGAGAAGAAAAGTACACGATTGGCCATGAAATTATAAATGATTTGACTAAGGAGACAATTAGAAGCGGCAAGATTACAATTCGCAATCAAGTTGCGGATCAAAATACACCACAAATTCAGTACCTTCTCATTATGCCGTTAGAGGAGAGGGGGGAGGTAACGGGAACATTAAAAATTTATTATCGGAAAGCATATAAAATGACCTATCCGTTGCAGACAATGGCGATTGGGCTTTCTCAAATCATTTCCACGCTTATGGAAGTATCCCGAGTTGAGCAGATTAAGGAAGAAGCGAACAAGGCAGAGCTGAAAGCACTTCAAACGAAAATTAATCCTCATTTCCTTTTTAATGCATTGAATGCTATTGCTTCTACAACCCGAAAGAATCCCGAAAAAGCCCGTGAATTAATCATTAATTTATCAGGCTATATGCGCTTCAATCTGGAGATAAGTGATGACTTAATAGACATTCATAAAGCACTAGAGCAAGTTCGTAATTATGTGGAAATAGAGAAAGTACGCTTTGGAAACCGTTTGAATGTAGTATATGATATTGATGAAGTTTCAGTAGGTATCCCTAGTCTACTTATTCAACCACTGGTAGAGAATGCTATTGTCCATGGCATTCTAAAGACAAAAGGACCGGGAACCGTTACAATTGCAGTTAAGAATTTGGCGAAAAAAGTACGGATAAGCGTAAAAGATACAGGGGCTGGAATTGAGGAAGAAGTAGTTAATAATCTGTATCGTGGCGATGTTCCAGTAAAACAAATTGGCTTATTCAATGTACATCAACGTGTAAAACTTATTTATGGGGAAGGGCTTATTATTCGCCAACTATCACCCGGAACTGAAGTTTATTTTGATATAGCGAAGGAGTTAATATGA
- a CDS encoding LytTR family DNA-binding domain-containing protein gives MKAIIVEDEIPAREELEYLIEAHSGIEVTDCFEDGLDVLKFLQEQETDAIFLDINIPSLDGMLLASNISKFAKKPYIIFTTAYEQHAAQAFEFEAFDYILKPYDEKRIAAMLKKLEFTYKRDQSETNNQEIKDSEKQQVNKTVTNKGSYDRINLRKNDKIIVTDVNDIYYASASEKVTLVYTRHEEYTMPMSITEFHARLPQDLFLRCHRSYSVNLSKIREIVPWFNQTYLLRLKDLDAEVPVSRSKVKSFRQIMQL, from the coding sequence ATGAAAGCGATCATTGTTGAAGATGAAATACCCGCTCGTGAGGAACTGGAATATTTGATTGAAGCTCATAGTGGAATTGAAGTAACTGACTGCTTTGAGGATGGGCTCGATGTGTTGAAATTTTTGCAAGAACAGGAAACTGATGCAATTTTTCTAGATATTAATATTCCTTCTCTTGATGGAATGCTATTAGCTAGTAATATCAGCAAGTTTGCAAAGAAGCCTTATATTATTTTTACGACAGCATATGAACAACATGCGGCACAAGCTTTTGAATTTGAAGCATTTGATTATATATTAAAGCCTTATGACGAGAAGCGGATAGCAGCGATGTTAAAAAAGTTGGAATTTACCTATAAACGTGATCAATCTGAAACGAATAATCAAGAGATAAAGGATTCTGAGAAACAACAGGTAAATAAAACAGTAACAAATAAAGGATCGTATGATCGAATTAACCTGCGGAAGAACGATAAAATTATAGTGACAGATGTGAACGATATTTATTATGCTTCAGCTAGCGAAAAGGTTACATTGGTATACACTCGACATGAGGAATACACAATGCCAATGAGTATAACAGAATTTCATGCGCGTTTGCCGCAAGACCTTTTTCTGCGCTGCCATCGTTCATACTCGGTTAACCTATCCAAGATCCGGGAAATTGTTCCGTGGTTTAACCAAACTTATCTACTGAGATTAAAGGATCTAGATGCAGAAGTTCCTGTTAGCAGGAGCAAAGTAAAAAGTTTTCGACAAATTATGCAACTATAA
- a CDS encoding OFA family MFS transporter, with amino-acid sequence MIVLGTIIVQMGLGTIYTWSLFNQPIVDHFHWQLSSVAITFSITSFALAISTLFAGKFQDKLGARRLIGYAGILLGIGLILSSQISSIWMLYILAGVVVGFADGTAYITSLTNLIKWFPERKGLISGICVGSYGTGSLIFKFVNGSLIQSVGVTHAFLYWGITVMIMIFGGSFLIREAKVRSEAQTKNGIQSRDYTVKEMLKTKQAYLLFVMFFTACISGLYLIGMAKDIGVNLAKLDIATASNAVALVAIFNTSGRIILGALSDKIGRLKVVAFALFVTGVSVAVLSFTQLSYGSFFACVAGIAFCFGGNITVFPAIVADYFGLKNQSKNYGIIYQGFGIGALAGSFIAAALGGVVPTFTFITVMCAISFVIALSIKAPDQGKSQKETKDYQEKLSA; translated from the coding sequence ATGATTGTGTTGGGAACTATTATCGTACAGATGGGATTAGGTACAATCTATACTTGGAGTTTGTTCAATCAACCTATAGTTGATCATTTTCACTGGCAGTTGAGTTCAGTCGCTATTACATTCTCTATTACGAGCTTTGCATTAGCAATTTCAACATTGTTTGCTGGTAAATTTCAAGATAAATTGGGAGCACGCCGTTTAATCGGATATGCTGGTATTTTACTAGGAATAGGATTAATACTTAGTTCACAAATTTCTTCAATTTGGATGCTCTATATTTTAGCAGGAGTTGTGGTAGGATTTGCAGACGGTACTGCTTATATCACGTCATTAACGAATCTAATTAAGTGGTTTCCTGAAAGAAAAGGACTTATATCAGGAATCTGTGTTGGATCATATGGTACAGGAAGTTTAATATTCAAGTTCGTTAACGGTTCTCTTATTCAATCAGTAGGCGTAACACATGCCTTCTTATATTGGGGAATAACCGTCATGATTATGATCTTTGGTGGCTCGTTCTTAATACGGGAAGCGAAAGTAAGAAGCGAAGCACAAACAAAAAATGGAATTCAGTCAAGAGACTACACAGTAAAAGAAATGCTCAAAACAAAGCAAGCATACCTATTGTTTGTTATGTTCTTCACAGCCTGTATCAGTGGCTTATATCTAATTGGTATGGCAAAAGATATTGGTGTTAATCTAGCTAAACTAGATATTGCAACTGCAAGTAATGCTGTGGCATTAGTCGCTATTTTTAATACAAGTGGTCGAATTATTCTTGGAGCACTTTCAGATAAAATTGGCCGTTTGAAAGTGGTTGCATTTGCACTGTTTGTAACTGGCGTGTCTGTAGCAGTATTGAGCTTCACACAATTAAGTTATGGCTCATTCTTTGCTTGTGTTGCAGGAATTGCCTTCTGCTTCGGTGGAAATATTACTGTGTTCCCTGCTATCGTAGCTGATTACTTCGGTTTGAAAAACCAAAGTAAAAATTACGGTATTATATACCAAGGCTTCGGAATAGGTGCTTTGGCTGGATCTTTCATTGCTGCAGCACTTGGAGGAGTCGTACCGACCTTCACGTTCATTACAGTAATGTGTGCCATCTCATTTGTGATAGCTTTGAGTATAAAAGCTCCAGATCAAGGGAAATCACAAAAGGAAACAAAAGACTATCAAGAAAAATTATCAGCTTAA